One window from the genome of Clupea harengus chromosome 19, Ch_v2.0.2, whole genome shotgun sequence encodes:
- the rps18 gene encoding 40S ribosomal protein S18, whose protein sequence is MSLVIPEKFQHILRVLNTNIDGRRKIAFAITAIKGVGRRYAHVVLRKADIDLNKRAGELTEDEVERVITIMQNPRQYKIPDWFLNRQKDVKDGKYSQVLANGLDNKLREDLERLKKIRAHRGLRHFWGLRVRGQHTKTTGRRGRTVGVSKKK, encoded by the exons TCTCTGGTTATTCCTGAGAAGTTCCAGCACATTCTTCGTGTTCTCAACACGAACATTGATGGTAGGAGGAAAATAGCCTTCGCCATCACAGCCATTAAG GGTGTTGGTAGGCGATATGCCCACGTCGTCCTGAGGAAGGCCGATATTGACCTCAACAAGAGGGCTGGAGAACTGACTGAGGATGAG GTCGAGAGGGTTATCACCATCATGCAGAATCCTCGCCAGTACAAAATCCCTGACTGGTTCCTGAATAGACAGAAGGACGTCAAGGATGGAAAGTACAGCCAG GTTCTTGCTAACGGTCTGGACAACAAGTTGAGAGAAGACCTGGAGAGACTGAAGAAAATCAGGGCTCACCGTGGTCTCAGGCACTTCTGGGG tctgcgtgtgcgtggcCAGCACACCAAGACCACCGGTCGTCGTGGTCGCACAGTTGGTGTGTCCAAGAAGAAGTAA
- the LOC105904956 gene encoding E3 ubiquitin-protein ligase RING2-A isoform X2, producing the protein MANPVNIQAPSKTWELSLYELHRTPQEAIMDGTEIAISPRSLHSELMCPICLDMLKKTMTTKECLHRFCNDCIVTALRSGNKECPTCRKKLVSKRSLRHDPNFDALISKIYPSRDEYEAHQRRALDRFRQLHNPQPLILSIEEGIRLQAKYRPLRVRKAQQDDGDNTTFSGDEENGDTRSHASHDSAPSRQPSLLTSHAPQAGPSRSKRPRESDESGAEVDGQSLTPPRKPRRNNNKSEIELVFHPHPLLVNTERHSQTRYVKTTANATVDHLSKYLALRIALEERQTDQPAEEPGVGETASGGEGSRAGPPGRLLDISEKQYTIYITTSSGQFSTLNGSLTLELVNEKYWKVNKPLELYYAPTQDQQQQPQQPQAPEQSSSSQL; encoded by the exons ATGGCAAACCCAGTGAACATCCAGGCTCCTAGTAAGACCTGGGAGCTGAGTTTATATGAGCTGCACAGAACTCCCCAG GAAGCAATCATGGACGGGACAGAAATTGCCATATCTCCCAGAAGCCTCCACAGTGAGCTGATGTGTCCCATCTGCCTGGATATGCTGAAGAAGACGATGACCACTAAAGAGTGCCTGCATCGCTTCTGCAATGACTGTATCGTCACTGCTCTCAGATCAGG GAACAAAGAGTGCCCTACCTGCCGCAAGAAGCTGGTGTCAAAGCGTTCCCTTCGTCACGACCCCAATTTCGACGCTCTCATCTCTAAGATCTACCCGAGCCGGGACGAGTACGAGGCCCATCAGCGGCGCGCCCTGGACCGCTTCAGGCAGCTGCATAACCCCCAGCCCCTCATCCTCAGCATCGAGGAGGGCATTCGCCTGCAGGCCAAATACAG ACCTCTGCGGGTGCGCAAAGCTCAGCAGGATGACGGCGACAACACCACCTTCAGCGGCGACGAGGAAAACGGTGACACGCGATCCCATGCTTCTCATGACTCCGCCCCCTCGCGTCAGCCCTCCCTCCTGACCAGTCACGCCCCACAGGCGGGGCCCAGCCGATCCAAGAGGCCTCGGGAGTCTGACGAGTCTGGGGCCGAAGTGGACGGCCAGAGCCTCACCCCGCCTCGAAAGCCGCgacgcaacaacaacaaatcagaGATCGAGCTGGTGTTCCACCCACACCCCCTGTTAGTAAACACAGAACGGCACAGCCAGACAAG aTATGTCAAAACAACTGCCAATGCCACAGTGGACCACCTCTCTAAGTACCTGGCCTTGCGTATTGCcctggaggagagacagacagaccagccAGCAGAGGAGCCTGGTGTAGGGGAGACAGCGTCAGGGGGCGAGGGGAGCAGAGCTGGGCCTCCTGGTCGCCTTTTGGACATCAGTGAGAAGCAGTACACCATCTACATCACCACAAGCAGCGGCCAGTTCTCT acTCTGAACGGTTCTCTGACTCTGGAGCTGGTGAATGAAAAGTACTGGAAGGTGAACAAACCTCTGGAGCTGTACTACGCTCCCACCCAggaccaacagcagcagcctcagcagCCACAAGCACCAGAGCAGTCCTCTTCATCCCAGCTGTGA
- the LOC105904956 gene encoding E3 ubiquitin-protein ligase RING2-A isoform X1, which translates to MFDRLPCSSGYSDQMANPVNIQAPSKTWELSLYELHRTPQEAIMDGTEIAISPRSLHSELMCPICLDMLKKTMTTKECLHRFCNDCIVTALRSGNKECPTCRKKLVSKRSLRHDPNFDALISKIYPSRDEYEAHQRRALDRFRQLHNPQPLILSIEEGIRLQAKYRPLRVRKAQQDDGDNTTFSGDEENGDTRSHASHDSAPSRQPSLLTSHAPQAGPSRSKRPRESDESGAEVDGQSLTPPRKPRRNNNKSEIELVFHPHPLLVNTERHSQTRYVKTTANATVDHLSKYLALRIALEERQTDQPAEEPGVGETASGGEGSRAGPPGRLLDISEKQYTIYITTSSGQFSTLNGSLTLELVNEKYWKVNKPLELYYAPTQDQQQQPQQPQAPEQSSSSQL; encoded by the exons ATGTTTGATAGGTTACCTTGTTCCTCAGGTTATTCTGACCAGATGGCAAACCCAGTGAACATCCAGGCTCCTAGTAAGACCTGGGAGCTGAGTTTATATGAGCTGCACAGAACTCCCCAG GAAGCAATCATGGACGGGACAGAAATTGCCATATCTCCCAGAAGCCTCCACAGTGAGCTGATGTGTCCCATCTGCCTGGATATGCTGAAGAAGACGATGACCACTAAAGAGTGCCTGCATCGCTTCTGCAATGACTGTATCGTCACTGCTCTCAGATCAGG GAACAAAGAGTGCCCTACCTGCCGCAAGAAGCTGGTGTCAAAGCGTTCCCTTCGTCACGACCCCAATTTCGACGCTCTCATCTCTAAGATCTACCCGAGCCGGGACGAGTACGAGGCCCATCAGCGGCGCGCCCTGGACCGCTTCAGGCAGCTGCATAACCCCCAGCCCCTCATCCTCAGCATCGAGGAGGGCATTCGCCTGCAGGCCAAATACAG ACCTCTGCGGGTGCGCAAAGCTCAGCAGGATGACGGCGACAACACCACCTTCAGCGGCGACGAGGAAAACGGTGACACGCGATCCCATGCTTCTCATGACTCCGCCCCCTCGCGTCAGCCCTCCCTCCTGACCAGTCACGCCCCACAGGCGGGGCCCAGCCGATCCAAGAGGCCTCGGGAGTCTGACGAGTCTGGGGCCGAAGTGGACGGCCAGAGCCTCACCCCGCCTCGAAAGCCGCgacgcaacaacaacaaatcagaGATCGAGCTGGTGTTCCACCCACACCCCCTGTTAGTAAACACAGAACGGCACAGCCAGACAAG aTATGTCAAAACAACTGCCAATGCCACAGTGGACCACCTCTCTAAGTACCTGGCCTTGCGTATTGCcctggaggagagacagacagaccagccAGCAGAGGAGCCTGGTGTAGGGGAGACAGCGTCAGGGGGCGAGGGGAGCAGAGCTGGGCCTCCTGGTCGCCTTTTGGACATCAGTGAGAAGCAGTACACCATCTACATCACCACAAGCAGCGGCCAGTTCTCT acTCTGAACGGTTCTCTGACTCTGGAGCTGGTGAATGAAAAGTACTGGAAGGTGAACAAACCTCTGGAGCTGTACTACGCTCCCACCCAggaccaacagcagcagcctcagcagCCACAAGCACCAGAGCAGTCCTCTTCATCCCAGCTGTGA
- the LOC105904956 gene encoding E3 ubiquitin-protein ligase RING2-B isoform X3, translating to MDGTEIAISPRSLHSELMCPICLDMLKKTMTTKECLHRFCNDCIVTALRSGNKECPTCRKKLVSKRSLRHDPNFDALISKIYPSRDEYEAHQRRALDRFRQLHNPQPLILSIEEGIRLQAKYRPLRVRKAQQDDGDNTTFSGDEENGDTRSHASHDSAPSRQPSLLTSHAPQAGPSRSKRPRESDESGAEVDGQSLTPPRKPRRNNNKSEIELVFHPHPLLVNTERHSQTRYVKTTANATVDHLSKYLALRIALEERQTDQPAEEPGVGETASGGEGSRAGPPGRLLDISEKQYTIYITTSSGQFSTLNGSLTLELVNEKYWKVNKPLELYYAPTQDQQQQPQQPQAPEQSSSSQL from the exons ATGGACGGGACAGAAATTGCCATATCTCCCAGAAGCCTCCACAGTGAGCTGATGTGTCCCATCTGCCTGGATATGCTGAAGAAGACGATGACCACTAAAGAGTGCCTGCATCGCTTCTGCAATGACTGTATCGTCACTGCTCTCAGATCAGG GAACAAAGAGTGCCCTACCTGCCGCAAGAAGCTGGTGTCAAAGCGTTCCCTTCGTCACGACCCCAATTTCGACGCTCTCATCTCTAAGATCTACCCGAGCCGGGACGAGTACGAGGCCCATCAGCGGCGCGCCCTGGACCGCTTCAGGCAGCTGCATAACCCCCAGCCCCTCATCCTCAGCATCGAGGAGGGCATTCGCCTGCAGGCCAAATACAG ACCTCTGCGGGTGCGCAAAGCTCAGCAGGATGACGGCGACAACACCACCTTCAGCGGCGACGAGGAAAACGGTGACACGCGATCCCATGCTTCTCATGACTCCGCCCCCTCGCGTCAGCCCTCCCTCCTGACCAGTCACGCCCCACAGGCGGGGCCCAGCCGATCCAAGAGGCCTCGGGAGTCTGACGAGTCTGGGGCCGAAGTGGACGGCCAGAGCCTCACCCCGCCTCGAAAGCCGCgacgcaacaacaacaaatcagaGATCGAGCTGGTGTTCCACCCACACCCCCTGTTAGTAAACACAGAACGGCACAGCCAGACAAG aTATGTCAAAACAACTGCCAATGCCACAGTGGACCACCTCTCTAAGTACCTGGCCTTGCGTATTGCcctggaggagagacagacagaccagccAGCAGAGGAGCCTGGTGTAGGGGAGACAGCGTCAGGGGGCGAGGGGAGCAGAGCTGGGCCTCCTGGTCGCCTTTTGGACATCAGTGAGAAGCAGTACACCATCTACATCACCACAAGCAGCGGCCAGTTCTCT acTCTGAACGGTTCTCTGACTCTGGAGCTGGTGAATGAAAAGTACTGGAAGGTGAACAAACCTCTGGAGCTGTACTACGCTCCCACCCAggaccaacagcagcagcctcagcagCCACAAGCACCAGAGCAGTCCTCTTCATCCCAGCTGTGA